Proteins from a genomic interval of Uloborus diversus isolate 005 chromosome 4, Udiv.v.3.1, whole genome shotgun sequence:
- the LOC129220930 gene encoding piggyBac transposable element-derived protein 4-like, with product MRSKRLETDKFALISDVWNRFIDNCKNNYTPGPNITVDEQLFPTKARCKFTQYMPNKPDKFGIKFWSAADVDSKYLINGFPYLGKNNESPSNDVFLSEHVVMRLISPYENKGTNVTTDNFFTTLKFCREIEIQKYESGWNCKTF from the coding sequence ATGAGATCAAAGCGTCTAGAGACAGACAAATTCGCTCTTATTTCGGATGTTTGGAATCGTTTCATTGATAATTGCAAGAATAACTATACACCAGGCCCAAATATAACTGTAGATGAACAGTTATTTCCTACAAAAGCTAGATGTAAATTCACCCAATACATGCCAAACAAGCCAGATAAGTTTGGAATCAAGTTCTGGTCGGCTGCGGATGTTGATTCAAAATATCTGATAAATGGATTCCCATACCTTGGGAAAAATAACGAAAGTCCATccaacgatgtttttctttctgaACATGTTGTGATGCGATTAATAAGTCCTTATGAAAACAAGGGCACAAATGTCACTACGGACAACTTTTTCACAACACTGAAGTTTTGCAGAgaaattgaaatccaaaaataCGAGTCTGGTTGGAACTGTAAAACGTTCTAG